The sequence CCATCCTCCCCGTCGGGCAATTAACCAGGTTGCCCAAGCTAAAGAATTGGGGAGATAAGGATTTTGCTGTTTTTGAATGCGTCTTTGCAACAAAGGTGCCAGTTAGTCAGGTAGTGCTGCTGCTCCGAAGTGAAAGCAACCGAGGAACAGCAGGGCTTCTCGTGCGGTTTGCTCTCGGAGAGGATCGTCTACTACCTGCACGGTATAAGCCCTTCACACGGTTGGGCACTTAAGGTAGTAGCGCGTCTAGGCTAAAATGCTGGGTTGAACAAATGTGGAAAAGGTTAAATTTCAAGCTTTTTATCCCTCAGCAAACCCAGCAAATTAAGCTTGTCGCCCTACTACTTGCTCTCCAATTGTCGTTTATCTGAGAAGTATTGAGTTGCGTTGAGGTTAGCATTACCTAAAGAATGATTATATTTCGTTGGGTTTCGCTGGCGCTCAACCCAACCTACTTTTGACTGAATCCATTTGTTGGTATGCAGGCTGAAAGTTTCTGTTGTAATTATGAATTGGGCTGAGGTTTGATTACACCAATTTTTGTATATATTGGGTGGATTAATCGCCTTAAAGTAGGCAATTCTTTAGCAAAAAGTAACGAGCCTAAGATACAAAAACTGCCAGCAATAATTAATGTGTTGGGCGCGCCTATTTGATTTGCTAAACTACCAGCAAATAAATTCCCTAAGGGAACGACACCAAAAAATGCCATTGTGTAGATGCTCATCACCCGTCCGCGTTTATCATCTTCGACAATTGTTTGAACAACTGTGTTACTAGATGTAAATTGCATAATAAAACCCAATCCCACGATTAACATCATCAGTAGAGAAAGCGCCAGTATGCGGGATAAAGAAAAACCAATTAGCCCAATTCCCATAAAGGCTGGTGAATAAGCAATGAATTTTCCTAGCCCTAAAACGCTTTGTCGTGTAGTTAGATAAACCGCACCTACTAACGCTCCAACTCCGGAAGCAGCCATTAGAAAACCTAAAGTTTCAGCACCGCCGCCAAGAATTTTAGTGGCAAAAATTGGCACGAGAACGGTATATTGCATTCCCATAAAGCTGACTAAAGCCAGCAACAGGATAATGGCGCGAATGGGTGGAAACCCAAAAGTATATACAAATCCTTCTTTCAATCTCTGCCAAGG comes from Funiculus sociatus GB2-C1 and encodes:
- a CDS encoding MFS transporter; the protein is MKRNPIKLMPVLPALKSRNYRLFFGGQGLSLIGSWMTQVATIWLVYSLTNSALLLGLVGFAGQFPSFILTPIGGVLVDKFPRHRILVITQILSMIQSLALAFIAFTGIVNIWHLIFLSIFQGVVSAFDAPARQAFVPEIVERKDDLANAIALNSSMFNGARLIGPAIGGLLVASVGSAYCFLIDGLSYIAVIAALLAMKLKPKKLNVTNTHPWQRLKEGFVYTFGFPPIRAIILLLALVSFMGMQYTVLVPIFATKILGGGAETLGFLMAASGVGALVGAVYLTTRQSVLGLGKFIAYSPAFMGIGLIGFSLSRILALSLLMMLIVGLGFIMQFTSSNTVVQTIVEDDKRGRVMSIYTMAFFGVVPLGNLFAGSLANQIGAPNTLIIAGSFCILGSLLFAKELPTLRRLIHPIYTKIGVIKPQPNS